From the genome of Geminocystis herdmanii PCC 6308, one region includes:
- a CDS encoding Dps family protein — MNSNSPVNIGIEEDDRQKIADGLCRLLADTYTLYLKTHYFHWNVTGTLFNSLHLMFEQQYTELALAVDSIAERIRTLGYTAPGSYSQYAELSSIEETREVPNALDMVKLLVEGNEAVVRTARSIFSIVDKANDESTADLLTQRMSIHEKTAWMLRSIL, encoded by the coding sequence ATGAATAGTAACTCTCCTGTCAATATTGGTATAGAAGAAGACGATCGTCAAAAAATTGCTGACGGATTATGCCGTCTTTTAGCAGATACCTATACTTTATATCTGAAAACTCATTATTTCCATTGGAATGTAACAGGAACATTATTTAATTCTTTACATTTGATGTTTGAACAACAATATACAGAATTAGCTTTAGCAGTGGATAGTATCGCCGAGAGAATTAGAACTTTAGGATATACTGCACCGGGTAGTTATAGTCAGTATGCAGAGTTATCTTCCATTGAAGAAACAAGAGAAGTACCCAACGCTTTAGACATGGTAAAGTTATTGGTAGAAGGCAATGAAGCTGTAGTAAGAACTGCTAGAAGTATATTTTCGATCGTCGATAAAGCTAATGATGAGTCAACGGCGGATTTATTAACTCAACGCATGAGTATTCATGAAAAAACCGCTTGGATGTTAAGAAGTATTCTTTAA
- a CDS encoding sigma-70 family RNA polymerase sigma factor, whose amino-acid sequence MVSSIPLSWSNLSIPFIQQKVKVEQLSNTDLILRCQEGSQPDREAFSELLRRHQAYVDKILYNLAPDWQDRGDIAQEVWIRVYKKIKSLQEPNKFKGWLSRIATNLFYDQLRKRKRHATPLSLDASIMVEDDELKWEVASDLPSPEDNLTTAEFYDQLKQAIADLPDTFRTTIVLREIQGLSYEEIADITQVSLGTVKSRIARARNRLQLLLKPYLENNQ is encoded by the coding sequence ATGGTTTCCTCTATTCCTCTATCTTGGTCTAATTTGTCTATACCGTTTATACAGCAAAAAGTGAAAGTTGAACAATTATCCAATACTGATTTAATCTTGCGTTGTCAGGAAGGTAGTCAACCTGATAGGGAGGCGTTTTCTGAGTTGTTACGCCGTCATCAGGCTTATGTGGATAAGATATTGTATAATTTAGCTCCCGACTGGCAAGATAGGGGTGATATTGCCCAAGAAGTTTGGATTAGAGTATATAAGAAAATTAAAAGTTTACAAGAACCAAATAAATTTAAGGGTTGGTTGAGTCGTATTGCGACCAATTTGTTTTATGATCAGTTAAGAAAACGTAAACGTCATGCTACGCCTTTATCTTTGGATGCTTCTATTATGGTGGAAGATGATGAGTTAAAATGGGAAGTAGCCTCGGATTTACCATCCCCTGAAGATAATTTAACCACGGCTGAATTTTATGATCAATTGAAACAAGCTATTGCTGATTTACCTGATACTTTTCGCACAACGATCGTATTAAGAGAAATACAAGGTTTAAGTTATGAGGAGATTGCCGACATTACGCAAGTGTCTCTGGGTACGGTAAAATCAAGAATTGCTAGAGCAAGAAATAGACTGCAATTATTATTAAAACCCTACTTAGAAAATAATCAATAA
- a CDS encoding anti-sigma factor family protein has protein sequence MMSNHSYPPDKCTFELLSAYLDGEVTAEQRQEVQELLSNDPEIQGLYKRLLYLRQEFNNLPTPSSECTAKQLSDAVFARIDRTQTQRKIFLWGGGAIAAVILASISGIFSPNRTPLLQMAQNNNSTSNDEALIIALNEPLIDMSSIQQENLMIPLDHSLIEMPDNK, from the coding sequence ATGATGAGTAACCATTCTTACCCCCCCGATAAATGTACTTTTGAATTGTTAAGCGCCTATTTGGATGGAGAAGTCACTGCCGAACAACGGCAAGAAGTACAAGAATTGTTGTCGAATGATCCTGAAATTCAGGGTTTATACAAACGACTTTTATATTTACGTCAAGAATTTAATAATTTACCTACTCCTTCTTCGGAATGTACGGCAAAACAATTATCGGATGCGGTTTTTGCTAGGATCGATCGAACTCAAACACAACGTAAAATATTTTTATGGGGTGGCGGTGCGATCGCTGCGGTAATATTAGCTAGTATAAGCGGTATTTTTAGCCCTAATAGAACGCCGTTACTACAAATGGCTCAAAATAATAACTCGACATCTAATGATGAGGCTTTAATTATTGCGTTAAATGAGCCTTTAATCGATATGTCTAGTATTCAACAAGAAAATTTAATGATTCCTTTAGATCATTCTCTTATCGAAATGCCTGATAATAAATAA